A stretch of DNA from Verrucomicrobiia bacterium:
TCAGAATCCGATGATGCGCCAGATGCCGGGCGCGGGATCGTCGCTGGAACGCCTTCTCGCGGGCTGGGGCCTGCAGTACGACACCGCGAAAGTCGTGGCGGATCGGACCTACAACATGGAGCTTGGCGAGGCGGGGGATCGCACCCAACGCCGCCCTGCGTGGCTGACCCTTGCGAGCGAGGCGATCAATCCTGAAGACCTGGCGACCGCGACGCTGGACAGTGTCTGGTATTTTTCCGGCGGTGCATTCACTGGCACGCCCGCGGCGGGGTTGAAGCAGAGCGTGCTGCTGAAGAGCAGCAAGGACGCGCAGTTGGTGGACGGGATGATGTCGAACTTCGGAGCGGAGGGAATCCTTCGCGACTTCAAGCCGGCTGGCGTGGAATACGCGCTGGCGGTTCGCCTGACAGGAAAATTCAAGACCGCGTTTCCGAACGGAAAGCCCTCCGACCAGGACGCGGGCAACTCCGACACAAATGCGGTTGCCACATCGGACACTGCCTTGAAGGAAGGGAAACGGGAGACCAGCGTGGTGTTGATTGGCGACGCGGACATGATAAACGACGGGTTTTCCATTCGTCGCATGAACACGCCGTTCGGCCAGATGGCGGCGCCGCTGAATGGGAACCTCAATTTCGCATTGAACCTCGTCGAGCAGCTTTCGGGCGACAGCAACCTCATCGCGGTTCGCAGCCGGACCGTGATGAATCGTCCGTTCACGCGCGTGAAGGCGATGCAAAAGGACGCGGAGGAGCGTTACATGGCGGAAATACGCAACCTGCAGGAAAGCCAGCAGCAGACTGTCGCGCGGCTGAATGAATTGCAGCAGCACAAGGATTCGTCGCAGCGTTTTCGGATGTCGCCGGAGCAGCAGGCTGAAATCGAGAACCTGCGCAAGAAAGAGGGCGAAATCGGGAAGAAGTTGCGGCAGGTGGAGAAAGACTTGAAACGCGAAGTCACTGCGCTGCAACGCCGCATTCAGTGGTATAACATCCTGACGATCCCCATCGCGGTTGGCCTCGTGGGAATTGCCCTTGCCGTTTTCAAACACAAACGCACTTCAGCAAAATGAATCGGAAACAACTTGGCATTCTGCTCGTCCTTGTCGTGGTGCTCGGCGGCGCCGGGCTGGTGATATTCAACAAGCAAAAGCAGGCGCGATCCGCTGGCAATTCAAGCCTCGGCAAGAAGCTGCTCGCGGACCTGCCCGTCGATAATGTTGCACAGGTGCGCATCCATCAGGGAACCAATGGCGTGACGCTTGTAATGAAAGACGGAACGTGGCGCGTCGATGAGCGCAATGATTATCCCGCCAATTTTTCGCAGCTGCGCGAATTTGTGATCAAGGCGTCGGAGCTTCAGGCAGTGCAATCGGAGGAAGTCGGTGCTTCGCAACTCGCGCGAATGCAGCTGGCGACAGGTTCGGGCACGAACGCCGCGACGGTGGTGGAATTCAAGTCGGCGGAGGGCAAGGCGCTGGGAACGTTGTTGCTCGGCAAGATGCACATGAGCGCGCGGCGGGGAGGGTCGCCAATGGGCGGCATGGATGGCGGAAGCTGGCCCGACGGGCGGTATGTGGCCGTGGGACCGAACCCGGATTCCGTGGCGCTTGTATCCGAGACATTCGATCAAATCGAGGCAAACCCTGCGCAATGGGTGAA
This window harbors:
- a CDS encoding Gldg family protein; the encoded protein is MQKKTVETILYSTIGVLVMAAILVAVNVITGAVRARVDLTKEKAYTLSEGTRQILSKLDTPVRIRFYCTQTDAATPYTVMLNSHARKVEDLLAEYRQVSKGKLIIEKFNPEPDSDAEDSARLDGLEEQPLPGGDRFYLGLAVSQLDAKEAIPFLSPERERQLEYDISRAITRVVTPEKPVVGVMSGLPVFGAPANPMMMQMGQRGQEPWAIISELQNDFTVRNVAVDVEIIEDDVDVLFLIHPKGISEQAQFAIDQFVLRGGRLVAFLDSQSLVDSQNQNPMMRQMPGAGSSLERLLAGWGLQYDTAKVVADRTYNMELGEAGDRTQRRPAWLTLASEAINPEDLATATLDSVWYFSGGAFTGTPAAGLKQSVLLKSSKDAQLVDGMMSNFGAEGILRDFKPAGVEYALAVRLTGKFKTAFPNGKPSDQDAGNSDTNAVATSDTALKEGKRETSVVLIGDADMINDGFSIRRMNTPFGQMAAPLNGNLNFALNLVEQLSGDSNLIAVRSRTVMNRPFTRVKAMQKDAEERYMAEIRNLQESQQQTVARLNELQQHKDSSQRFRMSPEQQAEIENLRKKEGEIGKKLRQVEKDLKREVTALQRRIQWYNILTIPIAVGLVGIALAVFKHKRTSAK